A region from the Cryptosporangium arvum DSM 44712 genome encodes:
- a CDS encoding asparaginase — protein sequence MIAELAVVERDGFAESRHLGTLVALAADGSVAFAAGDPSAPILPRSSVKPWQAVACRSVGLSLDDAGTAISAGSHTGEDAHVVLTRSILLGAGLSEDALGCPPDWPEDVPTRNALIAGGGAASPVRMNCSGKHAAMLAACVGQGWDVAGYLRPDHPLQQRVRTVIEDATGAPVTHVTTDGCGAPLFGTTTLGLARAAARLVTAPAGSPERTVADAMRAEPFFVGGTGQVNTLLMERVPGVLAKGGAEGVLVAAADDGRAVAMKVVDGSPRATTMLAVAALAFLGVDVSGAGDLAEVPVLGGGRPVGRIRLGADLSALR from the coding sequence GTGATCGCTGAGTTGGCAGTTGTGGAGCGGGACGGCTTCGCCGAGTCGCGCCACCTCGGAACGCTCGTCGCGCTGGCCGCCGACGGTTCGGTCGCGTTCGCGGCCGGTGACCCGTCCGCGCCGATCCTGCCGCGCTCGTCGGTGAAGCCGTGGCAGGCCGTCGCCTGCCGGTCCGTCGGTTTGTCGCTCGACGACGCCGGGACGGCGATCTCGGCCGGTTCGCACACCGGCGAGGACGCCCACGTGGTGCTCACGCGCTCGATCCTGCTGGGCGCCGGTCTCTCCGAGGACGCGCTGGGCTGTCCGCCGGACTGGCCGGAGGACGTCCCGACGCGCAACGCGCTGATCGCCGGCGGCGGGGCGGCGTCGCCGGTCCGCATGAACTGCTCCGGGAAGCACGCGGCGATGCTGGCCGCGTGCGTCGGACAGGGCTGGGACGTCGCCGGGTACCTGCGGCCGGACCACCCGCTGCAGCAGCGCGTGCGCACCGTGATCGAGGACGCGACCGGCGCGCCGGTGACGCACGTGACCACCGACGGGTGCGGCGCGCCGCTGTTCGGCACGACGACGCTGGGCCTGGCCCGGGCGGCGGCGCGTCTGGTGACCGCCCCGGCCGGCTCGCCGGAACGCACGGTCGCGGACGCGATGCGTGCCGAGCCGTTCTTCGTCGGCGGCACCGGACAGGTGAACACGCTGCTGATGGAGCGGGTGCCCGGAGTGCTGGCCAAGGGCGGCGCCGAAGGGGTGCTGGTGGCGGCGGCCGACGACGGCCGCGCGGTCGCGATGAAGGTGGTCGACGGGTCGCCGCGGGCCACCACGATGCTGGCGGTCGCGGCGCTGGCGTTCCTGGGCGTGGACGTCTCCGGGGCCGGTGACCTGGCCGAGGTGCCGGTGCTGGGCGGCGGCCGGCCGGTCGGGCGGATCCGGCTCGGCGCGGACCTGTCGGCGTTGCGATGA